A single Clavibacter nebraskensis NCPPB 2581 DNA region contains:
- a CDS encoding Nramp family divalent metal transporter: MTDLDTRGDVREPQESAKRWRIVGPGLVVAATGIGAGDLVATLVAGSRFGYALLWAAVLGVIIKIFLVEGAGRYSLATGKTIFEGWRTVGRWTAWYFGPYILIWGLVYGAAAMSSSALPLAALFPGVDLKVFAIGCGLVGALVVWFGRYSAFEKIIAVFVGLMFVTVVGAAIVTVPNVPALLTGLVPTIPEGGLVVALSIAGGVGGTITLAAYGYWLREKGWVAPGWMKVMRIDNSVAYVMSGVFVLSMLVVGAELLHSADIALADGEGGLVQLADVLGERYGAFMTWFFLLGFFATSFSSILGVWNGVSLMFADFLGTVRGLDADDPRRRLGGSYYRAFIVWLTIPPIGLLFLDQPIGLIIAYGVLGALFMPFLAITLLVLLNTDRTPRAWRNRPLSNTVMGLSALLFVVLGVQQLATEVGKLL, translated from the coding sequence ATGACCGACCTCGACACGCGCGGCGACGTGCGCGAACCCCAGGAGTCCGCGAAGCGCTGGCGGATCGTCGGGCCCGGCCTCGTGGTCGCGGCGACCGGCATCGGCGCGGGCGACCTCGTCGCGACGCTCGTGGCCGGTTCCCGCTTCGGCTACGCCCTGCTCTGGGCGGCCGTGCTCGGCGTGATCATCAAGATCTTCCTGGTCGAGGGCGCCGGCCGGTACTCGCTCGCGACGGGGAAGACGATCTTCGAGGGCTGGCGCACCGTCGGCCGGTGGACGGCCTGGTACTTCGGCCCGTACATCCTCATCTGGGGCCTCGTCTACGGCGCCGCCGCCATGAGCTCCTCGGCGCTCCCGCTCGCGGCGCTCTTCCCGGGCGTCGACCTCAAGGTCTTCGCCATCGGGTGCGGCCTCGTGGGCGCCCTCGTGGTCTGGTTCGGGCGCTACTCGGCGTTCGAGAAGATTATCGCGGTCTTCGTCGGGCTCATGTTCGTGACCGTCGTGGGCGCCGCGATCGTCACCGTGCCGAACGTGCCCGCGCTCCTCACGGGCCTCGTGCCCACGATCCCCGAGGGCGGCCTCGTCGTCGCGCTCAGCATCGCGGGCGGCGTCGGCGGCACCATCACGCTCGCGGCCTATGGCTACTGGCTGCGCGAGAAGGGCTGGGTGGCGCCCGGCTGGATGAAGGTCATGCGCATCGACAACTCCGTCGCCTACGTGATGAGCGGCGTCTTCGTGCTCTCGATGCTCGTGGTCGGCGCGGAGCTCCTCCACTCCGCCGACATCGCGCTGGCCGACGGCGAGGGCGGGCTCGTGCAGCTGGCCGACGTGCTGGGGGAGCGGTACGGCGCCTTCATGACGTGGTTCTTCCTGCTCGGCTTCTTCGCCACGTCGTTCTCGTCGATCCTCGGCGTGTGGAACGGCGTCTCGCTCATGTTCGCCGACTTCCTCGGCACCGTCCGCGGCCTCGACGCGGACGACCCGCGCCGTCGCCTCGGCGGCAGCTACTACCGGGCGTTCATCGTCTGGCTGACGATCCCGCCCATCGGCCTGCTGTTCCTCGACCAGCCGATCGGCCTGATCATCGCGTACGGCGTGCTGGGGGCCCTGTTCATGCCGTTCCTCGCGATCACGTTGCTCGTGCTCCTCAACACCGACCGCACGCCGCGCGCGTGGCGCAACCGTCCGCTCAGCAACACGGTGATGGGCCTCTCGGCGCTGCTGTTCGTGGTGCTCGGCGTGCAGCAGCTGGCGACGGAGGTCGGCAAGCTGCTGTAG
- a CDS encoding ATP-dependent DNA ligase codes for MAGAKQQVEVEGRRITLTNLDKVLYPATGTTKGDVIAYYAAIAPHMIPHLRDRPVTRKRWVDGVGTDEHPAKMFFQKDLDAHTPEWVLRRAIQHRDHANDYPLANDVATLTWLGQIAALELHVPQWRFGRTGDVRRPDRLVLDLDPGPGAGLPECVEVAKAARAILRDMGLEPYPVTSGSKGIHLYAALDGSHDADAISEVAHELARALEADHPDLVVSDMRKALREGKVLVDWSQNNPAKTTVAPYSLRGRSRPTVAVPRTWRELASPTLRHLELDEVVARMRTREDPLAPVEEGHRESLEPTRERLAGFAHKDADAAGDRLATYRSKRDAAKTSEPVPADAPAPSDGSSFVIQEHHARALHWDFRLEHDGVLVSWALPKGVPTEHGTNHLAVQTEDHPLEYGSFEGTIPAGEYGGGEVTIWDAGTFELEKWRDGHEVIATLHGRGHGTGIDGPRRYALIHTGGHGKADANWLIHLMEPADAPAAHHPKPARPAALAKAGGRTRVGARRKGRAAFAAAPMLATAATGAGLDSDEEWAVEMKWDGYRAIAAVADGRATITSRNGVDLTAAFPELADLPDQLAADAVLDGEIVVLGDGGRPDFGLLQTRLGLTGEKDIARARKAAPVHLMLFDALAIGDRVLVGEPYRERRAALLDAVTSPGRGRIQVPPAFDGDLDGALATSRELGLEGVVAKRVDAPYESGRRSSAWIKIKHHRAQEVVVGGWRPGSGSRSSGIGSLLVGVPGPDGLMYAGRVGTGFTERDLADALRRFRPLARKTSPFADVPAAEARDAHWITPRLVGEVEFAEWTSTGRLRQASWRGWRHDKSPDEVVRED; via the coding sequence ATGGCGGGCGCGAAGCAGCAGGTGGAGGTCGAGGGGCGGCGGATCACGCTCACGAACCTCGACAAGGTGCTGTACCCGGCCACCGGCACGACCAAGGGCGACGTGATCGCCTACTACGCCGCCATCGCGCCGCACATGATCCCGCACCTCCGCGACCGGCCCGTGACGCGGAAGCGGTGGGTCGACGGCGTCGGCACCGACGAGCACCCGGCGAAGATGTTCTTCCAGAAGGACCTCGACGCCCACACGCCCGAGTGGGTGCTCCGCCGCGCGATCCAGCACCGCGACCACGCCAACGACTACCCGCTCGCGAACGACGTCGCGACCCTCACCTGGCTCGGGCAGATCGCCGCGCTGGAGCTGCACGTGCCGCAGTGGCGCTTCGGCCGCACGGGCGACGTGCGCCGGCCCGACCGGCTGGTGCTCGACCTCGACCCGGGCCCCGGCGCCGGCCTCCCGGAGTGCGTCGAGGTCGCGAAGGCCGCGCGCGCGATCCTCCGCGACATGGGCCTCGAGCCGTACCCGGTGACGAGCGGATCCAAGGGCATCCACCTCTACGCCGCGCTCGACGGCAGCCACGACGCGGACGCGATCTCCGAGGTCGCGCACGAGCTCGCCCGCGCGCTCGAGGCCGACCACCCCGACCTCGTCGTGAGCGACATGAGGAAGGCGCTCCGCGAGGGCAAGGTGCTCGTCGACTGGAGCCAGAACAACCCCGCCAAGACCACGGTCGCGCCCTACTCGCTGCGCGGGCGCTCCCGGCCGACCGTCGCCGTGCCCCGCACCTGGCGCGAGCTCGCGTCGCCGACACTCCGGCACCTGGAGCTGGACGAGGTGGTCGCGCGGATGCGGACGCGCGAGGATCCGCTCGCCCCCGTCGAGGAGGGCCACCGCGAGAGCCTCGAGCCGACGCGCGAGCGGCTCGCGGGATTCGCGCACAAGGACGCGGACGCCGCCGGCGACCGGCTCGCGACCTACCGGTCCAAGCGCGACGCCGCGAAGACGAGCGAGCCCGTGCCCGCCGACGCGCCCGCGCCCAGCGATGGCAGCTCCTTCGTGATCCAGGAGCACCACGCCCGCGCGCTGCACTGGGACTTCCGGCTCGAGCACGACGGCGTGCTCGTGAGCTGGGCCCTCCCCAAGGGCGTGCCCACCGAGCACGGCACGAACCACCTCGCGGTGCAGACCGAGGACCACCCGCTGGAGTACGGGTCCTTCGAGGGCACCATCCCCGCGGGCGAGTACGGCGGCGGCGAGGTCACCATCTGGGACGCGGGCACCTTCGAGCTGGAGAAGTGGCGCGATGGGCACGAGGTCATCGCGACGCTGCACGGGCGCGGCCACGGCACCGGCATCGACGGGCCGCGCCGCTACGCGCTCATCCACACGGGCGGGCACGGGAAGGCCGACGCCAACTGGCTGATCCACCTGATGGAGCCGGCGGACGCGCCCGCCGCGCACCACCCGAAGCCCGCGCGCCCCGCCGCGCTCGCGAAGGCGGGCGGCCGCACGCGCGTCGGCGCCCGCCGGAAGGGCCGCGCCGCATTCGCCGCCGCGCCCATGCTCGCGACCGCCGCCACCGGCGCCGGCCTCGACTCCGACGAGGAGTGGGCCGTCGAGATGAAGTGGGACGGCTACCGCGCGATCGCCGCCGTCGCGGACGGCCGGGCGACCATCACGAGCCGCAACGGCGTCGACCTCACCGCCGCCTTCCCCGAGCTCGCCGATCTGCCCGACCAGCTCGCCGCCGACGCGGTGCTCGACGGCGAGATCGTGGTGCTGGGCGACGGCGGCCGCCCCGACTTCGGCCTCCTGCAGACGCGCCTCGGCCTCACCGGCGAGAAGGACATCGCGCGTGCGCGGAAGGCCGCGCCCGTGCACCTCATGCTCTTCGACGCGCTCGCGATCGGCGACCGCGTGCTCGTCGGCGAGCCGTACCGGGAGCGCCGCGCCGCGCTCCTCGACGCGGTCACGTCGCCGGGCCGCGGCCGGATCCAGGTCCCGCCCGCATTCGACGGCGACCTCGACGGGGCGCTCGCCACGAGCCGTGAGCTCGGCCTCGAGGGCGTCGTCGCCAAGCGCGTCGACGCGCCCTACGAGTCGGGCCGGCGGTCGAGCGCCTGGATCAAGATCAAGCACCATCGCGCGCAGGAGGTGGTGGTCGGCGGCTGGCGCCCCGGATCCGGCAGCCGGTCCTCCGGCATCGGCTCGCTGCTCGTCGGCGTCCCCGGCCCCGACGGCCTGATGTACGCGGGCCGCGTCGGCACGGGCTTCACCGAGCGCGACCTCGCCGACGCCCTGCGCCGGTTCCGGCCGCTCGCGCGGAAGACGAGCCCCTTCGCCGACGTGCCCGCCGCCGAGGCCCGCGACGCGCACTGGATCACGCCCCGCCTCGTCGGCGAGGTCGAGTTCGCCGAGTGGACCTCCACCGGCCGCCTCCGCCAGGCGTCGTGGCGCGGCTGGCGGCACGACAAGTCGCCGGACGAGGTCGTGCGCGAGGACTGA
- a CDS encoding polyprenol monophosphomannose synthase — protein sequence MSSLTIVIPTYEEARNIGELLPRLAAMAAENPDFRITAMIVDDSSPDGTADLARSLAPSVETDAFRVRVETRAEKAGLGAAYIWAFEKLLGSDEPPTHILQMDADLSHDPAYITEMLRRVRGGADLVVASRYIRGGATPDWDLKRRFLSVGGNLYTRLFLGSRITDYTGGFNLYETGLLRRITPSTITTTGYGFQIEMKQRALKQARRPTEVAIVFMDRTEGESKIPSDTLVKNLLLVLQLRFGLRRG from the coding sequence TTGAGCAGTCTCACGATCGTGATCCCCACCTACGAGGAGGCGCGCAACATCGGGGAGCTGCTGCCCCGCCTCGCCGCCATGGCGGCGGAGAACCCCGACTTCCGGATCACCGCGATGATCGTCGACGACTCCTCCCCGGACGGCACCGCCGACCTCGCCCGGTCGCTCGCGCCGAGCGTCGAGACCGACGCCTTCCGCGTGCGCGTCGAGACCCGCGCGGAGAAGGCCGGCCTCGGCGCCGCGTACATCTGGGCCTTCGAGAAGCTGCTCGGGTCCGACGAGCCGCCCACGCACATCCTGCAGATGGACGCCGACCTCTCGCACGACCCCGCTTACATCACGGAGATGCTGCGCCGGGTGCGCGGCGGGGCCGACCTCGTGGTCGCCTCGCGCTACATCCGCGGCGGCGCGACGCCCGACTGGGACCTCAAGCGCCGGTTCCTCAGCGTCGGCGGCAACCTCTACACGCGCCTGTTCCTCGGGTCGCGAATCACCGACTACACGGGCGGCTTCAACCTCTACGAGACCGGGCTGCTGCGGCGGATCACGCCGTCCACCATCACGACGACGGGCTACGGCTTCCAGATCGAGATGAAGCAGCGCGCCCTGAAGCAGGCGAGGCGGCCCACCGAGGTGGCGATCGTGTTCATGGACCGCACCGAGGGCGAGTCGAAGATCCCGAGCGACACGCTCGTGAAGAACCTGCTCCTCGTGCTGCAGCTGCGCTTCGGGCTGCGCCGGGGCTGA
- a CDS encoding aspartate ammonia-lyase produces MTPASPNDDRIPTPDGHPVRTETDSLGSLDVPADAYWGIHTARALENFPISLRPLSVYPEFVIALAQVKQAAARANVQIGVLDARKAKQIDEVCSEIIAGQLHDQFVVGVIQGGAGTSTNMNTNEVIANRALEKAGHALGDYQHMHPLDDVNRSQSTNDTYPTALKVALIHSLLQTLDELDLLRRSFLAKGAQFSQVLKVGRTQLQDAVPMTLGQEFHGFATTLGEDHARLGELVPLLSEINLGATAIGTGITADPNYAAAVRGHLSAITGYTLVTASDLIEATSDAGVFMTLSSTLKRGAIKLSKICNDLRLLSSGPQAGLGEINLPPRQAGSSIMPGKVNPVIPEVVNQVAFSIAGADVTVTMAAEGGQLQLNAFEPVIAHSLLQSLSWLRNAAKTLRVNCIDGITANTERLAAQVESSVGVVTALTPYIGYAASSSLAKTALMTSASIPDLVVEAGLMTRTQVEKILAPDRLSGLEPVTAAMSVITPEMLAAHAAEEGGAVN; encoded by the coding sequence ATGACCCCTGCCAGCCCGAACGACGACCGCATCCCGACCCCGGACGGCCACCCCGTCCGGACCGAGACCGACAGCCTGGGGAGCCTCGACGTCCCCGCCGACGCCTACTGGGGGATCCACACGGCGCGCGCGCTCGAGAACTTCCCCATCAGCCTCCGGCCGCTCAGCGTCTACCCGGAGTTCGTCATCGCCCTCGCGCAGGTGAAGCAGGCCGCGGCCCGCGCCAACGTGCAGATCGGCGTCCTGGACGCCCGCAAGGCCAAGCAGATCGACGAGGTCTGCTCGGAGATCATCGCAGGGCAGCTGCACGACCAGTTCGTGGTCGGCGTGATCCAGGGCGGCGCCGGCACCAGCACCAACATGAACACCAACGAGGTGATCGCGAACCGCGCGCTCGAGAAGGCCGGCCACGCGCTGGGCGACTACCAGCACATGCACCCGCTCGACGACGTGAACCGCAGCCAGTCGACGAACGACACGTACCCGACCGCGCTCAAGGTCGCGCTCATCCACTCGCTGCTGCAGACGCTCGACGAGCTCGACCTGCTGCGCCGGTCGTTCCTCGCGAAGGGCGCTCAGTTCTCGCAGGTGCTCAAGGTGGGGCGCACGCAGCTGCAGGACGCCGTGCCGATGACGCTCGGCCAGGAGTTCCACGGCTTCGCGACGACGCTCGGCGAGGACCACGCGCGGCTCGGCGAGCTCGTGCCGCTCCTCTCGGAAATCAACCTCGGCGCGACGGCGATCGGCACGGGCATCACGGCGGATCCGAACTACGCGGCCGCCGTGCGCGGGCACCTCAGCGCCATCACGGGCTACACGCTCGTGACCGCGAGCGACCTCATCGAGGCGACGAGCGACGCGGGCGTGTTCATGACGCTCTCCTCGACGCTCAAGCGCGGCGCCATCAAGCTGTCGAAGATCTGCAACGACCTGCGGCTGCTGTCGTCGGGGCCGCAGGCGGGGCTCGGCGAGATCAACCTGCCGCCGCGCCAGGCGGGGTCGAGCATCATGCCCGGCAAGGTGAACCCGGTGATCCCCGAGGTCGTCAACCAGGTCGCGTTCTCCATCGCGGGCGCCGACGTCACGGTGACCATGGCGGCCGAGGGCGGGCAGCTGCAGCTCAACGCGTTCGAGCCGGTCATCGCGCACTCGCTCCTGCAGTCGCTGAGCTGGCTGCGGAACGCGGCGAAGACGCTGCGCGTGAACTGCATCGACGGGATCACCGCGAACACCGAGCGGCTCGCGGCCCAGGTGGAGTCGTCGGTCGGCGTCGTGACGGCGCTGACGCCCTACATCGGCTACGCCGCGTCCTCCAGCCTCGCGAAGACGGCGCTGATGACGAGCGCGTCGATCCCGGACCTCGTGGTCGAGGCGGGGCTCATGACGCGGACGCAGGTGGAGAAGATCCTCGCGCCCGACCGGCTGTCGGGACTCGAGCCCGTGACGGCGGCCATGTCGGTGATCACGCCCGAGATGCTCGCCGCGCATGCGGCCGAGGAGGGCGGCGCCGTCAACTGA
- a CDS encoding fumarylacetoacetate hydrolase family protein — protein sequence MKFAHLLADDGVTPRLAAIVSEGQALFLDEVLDDSPRDLQDLIERGDDEMARVRATVERAVASRTSTTPVDGVTHASAILRPPAVYAVGLNYSAHAEELNITSASAPTVFALWPNSLSGHEGTTSWPRSLSEEVDYEVELGVVIGKAARDVSVEDALDHVFGYTVVNDITARNLQFSEQQWSRCKSFDGFSPTGPVVVTRDEVPDPQDLRITTVLDGETVQDGRTSGMVRTVARLVSYLSTSSTLQPGTLISTGTTSGAGYSRDPQIFLKDGSTVTVSVEGIGSLTTHTRIL from the coding sequence ATGAAGTTCGCCCACCTGCTCGCCGACGACGGCGTGACCCCCCGACTGGCCGCGATCGTCTCGGAGGGCCAGGCGCTCTTCCTCGACGAGGTGCTCGACGACTCCCCCCGCGACCTCCAGGACCTCATCGAGCGCGGCGACGACGAGATGGCGCGCGTCCGCGCCACCGTCGAGCGCGCCGTCGCCAGCCGCACCAGCACCACGCCGGTGGACGGCGTCACGCACGCCTCCGCGATCCTCCGCCCGCCGGCCGTCTACGCCGTGGGCCTCAACTACTCCGCGCACGCCGAGGAGCTCAACATCACGAGCGCCTCCGCCCCCACCGTCTTCGCGCTCTGGCCGAACTCGCTCTCGGGCCACGAGGGCACCACGAGCTGGCCGCGCTCGCTCAGCGAGGAGGTCGACTACGAGGTCGAGCTCGGCGTCGTCATCGGCAAGGCCGCCCGCGACGTGTCCGTCGAGGACGCGCTCGACCACGTCTTCGGCTACACGGTCGTCAACGACATCACGGCCCGCAACCTGCAGTTCTCGGAGCAGCAGTGGAGCCGCTGCAAGAGCTTCGACGGCTTCTCCCCCACGGGTCCCGTCGTCGTCACCCGCGACGAGGTGCCGGATCCGCAGGACCTCCGCATCACGACGGTCCTCGACGGCGAGACGGTGCAGGACGGCCGCACGAGCGGCATGGTCCGCACGGTCGCGCGCCTCGTCTCCTACCTCTCCACGTCGTCCACGCTGCAGCCGGGCACGCTCATCTCCACGGGCACGACGAGCGGCGCCGGCTACTCGCGCGACCCGCAGATCTTCCTCAAGGACGGCAGCACGGTCACGGTCTCCGTCGAGGGCATCGGCTCGCTCACGACGCACACGCGCATCCTCTGA
- a CDS encoding NCS2 family permease, with the protein MTAARTSSPAPETRGGRGALDRFFEVTKRGSTYAREIRGGVLTFVTMAYIVVLNPLILGGFSADQATLDVEGNWLRASQVGAATALTAGVMTILFGLVARLPFAFAAGLGINSFLAVSVVGEVTWPEAMGLVVINGLVIVLLATTGLRTLIFRAVPRELKTAITVGIGLFIAFIGFVDSGFVRGTGVPASPLALGIDGSIASLPTVVFILGLVIMGVLMARRVPGALLIGIVATTLIAIVVEQVFHIGPSNTSGATGWNLNAPVLPATPVSLPDLGLVGAFDFGAFGRIGIISSLMLVFTLVFTNFFDAMGTMTGLAKAADLSDERGDFPRLKGALVVEGFGAVAGGATSSSSNTVFIESASGIGEGARTGLASLVTGVLFLLAMFFTPLTQVVPLEVAAAALVIVGTLMASQIRDIVWTDFSAALPVFLTVLVMPLTYSIANGIGVGFLSWVLVRSFSGRVREVSPLLWVVSAGFLVFFARGPIEQLLGV; encoded by the coding sequence ATGACCGCAGCGCGCACGTCGTCCCCCGCCCCCGAGACCCGCGGAGGGCGCGGCGCGCTCGACCGGTTCTTCGAGGTCACGAAGCGCGGATCCACGTACGCGCGCGAGATCCGCGGCGGCGTCCTCACCTTCGTGACGATGGCGTACATCGTCGTGCTCAACCCGCTGATCCTCGGCGGCTTCAGCGCCGACCAGGCCACGCTCGACGTCGAGGGGAACTGGCTGCGGGCCTCGCAGGTGGGTGCCGCGACGGCCCTCACCGCCGGTGTCATGACGATCCTGTTCGGCCTCGTCGCGCGCCTCCCGTTCGCGTTCGCGGCGGGCCTCGGCATCAACTCGTTCCTCGCGGTGAGCGTGGTCGGCGAGGTCACGTGGCCCGAGGCGATGGGCCTCGTGGTCATCAACGGCCTCGTGATCGTGCTGCTCGCCACCACGGGGCTGCGCACCCTGATCTTCCGGGCCGTCCCGCGCGAGCTCAAGACCGCCATCACGGTCGGCATCGGCCTCTTCATCGCGTTCATCGGCTTCGTCGACTCCGGCTTCGTGCGCGGCACGGGCGTGCCCGCCTCGCCGCTCGCCCTGGGGATCGACGGCTCCATCGCCTCGCTGCCGACCGTGGTCTTCATCCTCGGCCTCGTGATCATGGGCGTGCTCATGGCCCGCCGCGTGCCGGGCGCGCTCCTCATCGGCATCGTCGCGACCACGCTCATCGCCATCGTCGTGGAGCAGGTCTTCCACATCGGCCCGTCCAACACCTCGGGTGCCACCGGCTGGAACCTCAACGCGCCCGTGCTGCCGGCGACCCCGGTCTCCCTGCCCGACCTCGGCCTCGTCGGCGCCTTCGACTTCGGCGCGTTCGGCCGCATCGGGATCATCTCGAGCCTCATGCTCGTCTTCACGCTGGTCTTCACGAACTTCTTCGACGCCATGGGCACCATGACGGGCCTCGCCAAGGCGGCCGACCTCTCCGACGAGCGCGGCGACTTCCCCCGCCTCAAGGGCGCGCTGGTCGTCGAGGGCTTCGGCGCCGTCGCGGGCGGCGCCACCTCGAGCTCGTCGAACACGGTCTTCATCGAGTCGGCCTCCGGCATCGGCGAGGGCGCCCGCACGGGCCTCGCGTCGCTCGTCACGGGCGTGCTGTTCCTCCTCGCGATGTTCTTCACGCCGCTCACGCAGGTGGTGCCGCTCGAGGTCGCGGCCGCCGCGCTGGTGATCGTGGGCACGCTCATGGCGTCGCAGATCCGCGACATCGTGTGGACCGACTTCTCGGCCGCGCTGCCCGTGTTCCTCACGGTGCTCGTCATGCCGCTCACGTACTCGATCGCCAACGGAATCGGCGTCGGCTTCCTCTCCTGGGTGCTCGTGCGCTCGTTCTCGGGCCGCGTGCGCGAGGTGTCGCCGCTGCTGTGGGTCGTCTCCGCGGGCTTCCTGGTCTTCTTCGCGCGCGGCCCCATCGAGCAGCTGTTGGGCGTCTGA
- a CDS encoding GtrA family protein: MTRLLADRRVRFLIAGLLNTALDFVLLNLLILSAGMPVIAANLVSVTVGITISYFLNHFFVFRHGEPVTVGRFLQFFAVTGFSSLLLQSGVIWLFERGFDTTFGRSLLMFGTSAEQEFLEINIAKATAVLIGLVWNFTLYRLVVFRTPAPVAPVAPVAPDAEGSAAVREAASAD; this comes from the coding sequence GTGACCAGACTCCTCGCCGACCGCCGCGTCCGCTTCCTCATCGCCGGCCTCCTCAACACGGCCCTCGACTTCGTGCTGCTCAACCTGCTGATCCTCTCCGCCGGCATGCCCGTCATCGCCGCGAACCTGGTCTCGGTCACGGTGGGCATCACCATCTCGTACTTCCTCAACCACTTCTTCGTGTTCCGCCACGGCGAGCCCGTGACGGTGGGCCGGTTCCTCCAGTTCTTCGCCGTCACCGGCTTCAGCTCTCTCCTCCTACAGAGCGGCGTCATCTGGCTCTTCGAGCGCGGCTTCGACACGACGTTCGGCCGCTCGCTGCTCATGTTCGGCACCAGCGCGGAGCAGGAGTTCCTCGAGATCAACATCGCGAAGGCCACCGCGGTGCTCATCGGCCTCGTGTGGAACTTCACGCTCTACCGGCTGGTGGTGTTCCGGACCCCGGCGCCCGTCGCGCCCGTCGCGCCCGTCGCGCCCGACGCCGAGGGCTCCGCCGCCGTCCGCGAGGCCGCGTCCGCCGACTGA
- a CDS encoding DUF429 domain-containing protein has translation MRRFLGIDLAWAEGTAARPARETGLACIDASGRVLALETARGIDEVAAWVDRWQGPGAVAAVDGPLVVANATGSRLAEKEVASRYGRLGISAYPSNQGLPAQGAVALRRRLEETGWEYDDGSDADRDPDARTMLECYPYTTLVGAPELGFAAMKPRYKRLAPLLATADRRPHRAAEFRMVLEAVAGLAHADPPLVVATHPRAAALVADGPAILERQHKHLEDLLDGLICAWTASYWARHGRTRSQVLGATDPVVDERGRRGTIIAPARPHQRAPDDPLFTPEE, from the coding sequence ATGCGCCGCTTCCTCGGGATCGACCTCGCCTGGGCGGAGGGCACGGCGGCCCGCCCGGCGCGCGAGACGGGGCTCGCGTGCATCGACGCGTCGGGTCGCGTGCTCGCGCTGGAGACGGCCCGCGGGATCGACGAGGTCGCCGCCTGGGTGGACCGCTGGCAGGGCCCCGGCGCGGTCGCCGCGGTCGACGGCCCGCTCGTCGTCGCCAACGCCACGGGCAGCCGCCTCGCCGAGAAGGAGGTCGCGTCCCGCTACGGGCGCCTCGGGATCTCCGCCTACCCGTCGAACCAGGGCCTGCCCGCGCAGGGCGCCGTCGCGCTGCGGCGGAGGCTGGAGGAGACGGGATGGGAGTACGACGACGGATCCGACGCCGACCGCGACCCGGACGCCCGCACGATGCTCGAGTGCTACCCGTACACGACGCTCGTCGGCGCGCCCGAGCTCGGGTTCGCTGCCATGAAGCCGCGGTACAAGCGCCTCGCTCCCCTGCTCGCGACGGCCGACCGTCGGCCGCATCGCGCGGCCGAGTTCCGCATGGTGCTCGAGGCGGTCGCGGGGCTGGCGCACGCGGATCCGCCGCTCGTCGTCGCGACGCACCCGCGCGCGGCCGCGCTCGTCGCCGACGGCCCCGCGATCCTGGAGCGGCAGCACAAGCACCTCGAGGACCTGCTCGACGGCCTCATCTGCGCGTGGACCGCGTCGTACTGGGCGCGGCACGGGCGGACGCGCTCGCAGGTGCTGGGGGCGACGGATCCGGTGGTCGACGAGCGCGGGCGCCGCGGCACGATCATCGCACCGGCCCGGCCGCACCAGCGCGCGCCCGATGATCCGCTCTTCACGCCCGAGGAGTGA